In Synechococcus sp. CB0101, a genomic segment contains:
- a CDS encoding endonuclease MutS2: MSPIQIEALELLEWRRLGEHVAGFAGTTAGRSLCRELPLAPSLKASQELLAQTAELLALDGLTEGGLSFQGVADLRRTVQLCAKGGVAGADELLDVATTLATARRLRRQIDDAELRPVTTAMVEGLRTLPELEQRLRFCIEDGGRVADRASSPLAQLRRQIASARQERRDRLNDLLRRYAALLQDSVIAERNGRPVLAVKAGLAGQLPGLVHDSSASGSTVFIEPQAVIPLGNRLRQLEGEAREAERAVLQELSALVGDEQAALEHLQQVLLQLDAALARARYGAWLGAVRPELVADPLAPLRLEGLRHPLLLWQERREGTHPVVPVSVRVHEGLRVVAITGPNTGGKTVTLKSVGLAALMARAGLFLPCSGTPQLPWCAQVLADIGDEQSLQQNLSTFSGHVRRIARILEALPPAAADLGAAPGASLVLLDEVGAGTDPTEGTALAIALLRQLAERARLTIATTHFGELKALKYNDARFENASVAFDVETLSPTYHLQWGIPGRSNALAIASRLGLDGQVLEEAQQLLAPRGEGEVNQVIAGLENQRQKQQEAAEEAAALLARTELLHEELLQRWQQQKEQSAELQEQRRQQLERSIRDGQKEVRRIIRRLRQGHDVDTTSLGETARRAGQRLKSLEQQHRPQPERRDHKGWRPALGDRVRVLSLGKAGEVLALSADGRELTVRCGVMRLNLELSAIEGLNGEKPAPPEVSKPQVQVRSRKAFGGRSPDVRTERNTVDVRGMRVHEAEAAVEEVLRSANGPTWVIHGIGTGKLKRGLRAWLDGLPYVERVSDAEQGDGGQGCSVIWLK; this comes from the coding sequence CTGAGCCCGATCCAGATCGAGGCTCTCGAGCTGCTGGAGTGGCGCCGGCTCGGAGAGCACGTGGCGGGCTTTGCCGGCACCACGGCGGGCCGCAGCCTTTGCCGGGAGTTGCCGCTGGCACCCAGCCTGAAGGCCAGTCAGGAGCTACTGGCGCAGACCGCTGAACTGTTGGCCCTCGATGGCCTCACCGAAGGAGGCCTGAGCTTCCAGGGTGTGGCGGATCTTCGGCGCACCGTGCAGCTCTGTGCCAAGGGCGGTGTGGCCGGGGCTGATGAGCTGCTGGATGTGGCCACCACCCTGGCGACGGCCCGGCGCCTGCGCCGCCAGATCGATGATGCGGAGCTGCGCCCCGTCACCACAGCGATGGTGGAGGGATTGCGCACGCTGCCGGAGCTGGAGCAGCGCCTGCGCTTCTGCATCGAAGACGGCGGCCGTGTGGCGGATCGAGCTAGCTCGCCTCTGGCCCAGCTGCGCCGTCAGATCGCCTCCGCTCGCCAGGAGCGCCGTGATCGGCTCAATGATCTGCTGCGGCGCTACGCCGCCCTGTTGCAGGACAGCGTGATCGCCGAGCGCAACGGCCGGCCGGTGCTGGCGGTGAAGGCGGGGCTGGCCGGGCAGTTGCCCGGCCTGGTGCACGACAGCTCCGCCTCCGGCAGCACCGTGTTCATCGAGCCTCAGGCGGTGATTCCCCTGGGCAATCGGCTGCGGCAGCTCGAAGGAGAAGCGCGCGAAGCCGAGCGCGCCGTGCTTCAGGAGCTGAGTGCGCTGGTGGGCGACGAGCAAGCGGCGCTCGAGCATCTCCAGCAGGTGCTGCTCCAGTTGGATGCAGCCTTGGCCCGGGCCCGCTACGGCGCCTGGCTGGGGGCGGTGCGGCCGGAGCTGGTCGCCGATCCGCTGGCACCGTTGCGGCTGGAGGGGCTGCGCCACCCCCTGCTGCTTTGGCAGGAGCGCCGCGAGGGGACCCACCCTGTGGTGCCGGTGAGTGTGCGGGTGCACGAGGGCTTGCGGGTGGTGGCGATCACGGGCCCCAACACCGGCGGCAAAACGGTGACCCTGAAAAGTGTGGGCCTGGCGGCCCTGATGGCCCGTGCCGGTTTGTTCTTGCCTTGCAGCGGCACACCGCAGCTGCCCTGGTGCGCCCAGGTGCTGGCCGATATCGGTGATGAGCAGTCGCTGCAGCAGAACCTCTCCACCTTCAGCGGCCATGTGCGCCGCATCGCCCGGATCCTGGAGGCCTTGCCCCCGGCCGCTGCCGATCTCGGGGCCGCTCCCGGTGCCTCACTGGTGTTGCTCGATGAGGTGGGGGCCGGCACCGATCCCACCGAAGGCACAGCCCTCGCCATTGCCCTGTTGCGCCAGTTGGCGGAGCGGGCTCGGCTCACCATCGCCACCACCCACTTCGGTGAGCTCAAGGCCCTCAAATACAACGACGCCCGCTTCGAAAACGCCTCGGTGGCCTTCGATGTGGAGACCCTCTCGCCCACCTATCACCTGCAATGGGGCATCCCCGGGCGCAGCAACGCCCTGGCGATCGCCAGCCGCCTAGGGCTTGATGGCCAGGTGCTGGAGGAAGCCCAACAACTGTTGGCTCCCCGCGGTGAAGGGGAGGTGAATCAGGTGATTGCCGGCCTGGAGAACCAGCGGCAGAAGCAACAGGAAGCGGCCGAGGAGGCTGCGGCGCTGCTGGCTCGCACGGAGTTGCTGCACGAGGAACTGCTGCAGCGCTGGCAGCAGCAGAAGGAGCAGAGCGCCGAACTGCAGGAGCAGCGCCGCCAGCAGCTGGAGCGCTCGATCCGCGATGGCCAGAAAGAGGTGCGGCGCATCATCCGCCGCCTGCGCCAGGGCCACGATGTGGACACCACCAGCCTGGGCGAAACGGCTCGCCGCGCCGGCCAGAGGCTCAAATCCCTGGAGCAGCAGCACCGGCCCCAGCCGGAACGGCGTGACCACAAGGGCTGGCGCCCAGCGCTGGGCGATCGGGTGCGGGTGCTGTCGCTGGGCAAGGCGGGGGAAGTGCTGGCCCTCTCCGCTGATGGCCGCGAGCTCACCGTGCGCTGCGGCGTGATGCGCCTCAACCTGGAGCTCTCGGCGATCGAGGGCCTCAACGGCGAAAAGCCCGCTCCGCCGGAGGTCAGCAAGCCGCAGGTGCAGGTGCGCAGCCGCAAAGCCTTCGGTGGCCGCAGCCCGGATGTGCGCACCGAGCGCAACACCGTGGATGTGCGCGGCATGCGGGTGCATGAAGCCGAAGCGGCCGTGGAGGAGGTGCTGCGCAGCGCCAACGGCCCCACCTGGGTGATCCATGGCATCGGCACCGGCAAGCTCAAGCGCGGCCTGCGCGCCTGGCTTGATGGGCTGCCCTACGTGGAGCGCGTCAGCGATGCCGAGCAGGGAGATGGTGGCCAGGGCTGCAGTGTGATCTGGCTGAAATGA
- a CDS encoding ABC transporter ATP-binding protein: protein MAEVRFQQVSKTYPPRRGSAPVQVLRQVDLQIADGEFLVLVGPSGCGKSTLLRLLAGLEAPSGGEIFVGDRCVTHLRPAQRDVAMVFQSYALYPHLNVANNIGFGLRRQRQRTPIQQLQDGLHRASRSLPQPLRIASGREARIEARIQEVAATLELDHLLDRLPKELSGGQKQRVALGRAIARQPAVFLMDEPLSNLDAKLRTGTRAQIVELQRRLGTTTVYVTHDQVEAMTMGHRIAVLNRGYLQQLGTPAELYQWPSNLFVAQFIGSPPMNLLPVRSVGSGQLQLGSRRFTPEGPMAEALLQWQHNGGAEELSGGLRAEHLKLAPSTNRNLAAEIAHVEGLGNEQLVTARLLEGDHLVQLRAEPDQQLVPGQSVHLEVDPHGWRLFDPTGEAIPRPEPAATPGREPVLPQLG from the coding sequence TTGGCAGAGGTTCGCTTCCAGCAGGTCAGCAAGACCTACCCACCGCGGCGGGGCAGTGCGCCCGTGCAGGTGCTGCGCCAGGTGGATCTGCAGATCGCCGACGGCGAATTCCTGGTGCTAGTGGGCCCCTCCGGCTGCGGCAAGAGCACGCTGCTGCGGCTGCTGGCGGGCCTGGAGGCTCCCAGCGGTGGCGAGATTTTTGTGGGAGATCGCTGCGTCACGCACCTGCGCCCAGCCCAGCGGGATGTGGCGATGGTGTTCCAGAGCTACGCGCTGTATCCCCACCTCAACGTGGCCAACAACATCGGTTTCGGCCTGCGCCGGCAACGCCAGCGCACCCCCATCCAACAGCTGCAGGACGGCCTGCACCGCGCCAGCCGCAGCCTGCCCCAACCCCTGCGGATCGCCTCCGGCCGCGAAGCCCGCATCGAAGCGCGGATCCAGGAGGTGGCCGCCACCCTCGAGCTCGACCATCTGCTGGATCGCCTGCCCAAGGAGCTCTCCGGCGGTCAGAAGCAACGGGTCGCTCTGGGGCGCGCCATCGCCCGCCAGCCGGCGGTGTTCCTGATGGATGAACCGCTCAGCAACCTCGACGCCAAGCTGCGCACGGGAACCCGCGCCCAGATCGTGGAGCTACAGCGGCGCCTGGGCACCACCACCGTCTACGTGACCCACGACCAGGTGGAAGCGATGACGATGGGCCACCGCATCGCCGTGCTCAACCGCGGCTATCTGCAGCAGCTCGGCACCCCGGCAGAGCTCTACCAGTGGCCCAGCAACCTGTTTGTGGCCCAGTTCATTGGCAGCCCGCCGATGAACCTGCTTCCCGTGCGCAGCGTGGGATCCGGTCAGCTGCAACTGGGCAGCCGCCGCTTCACACCGGAGGGCCCGATGGCCGAAGCCTTGCTGCAGTGGCAACACAACGGCGGAGCCGAAGAGCTGAGCGGCGGTCTTCGAGCCGAGCACCTCAAGCTGGCGCCCTCCACCAATCGCAACCTGGCCGCCGAGATCGCTCACGTGGAAGGGCTCGGCAATGAGCAACTGGTCACCGCCCGCCTGCTGGAGGGTGATCACCTGGTGCAGCTGCGGGCCGAACCCGATCAACAGCTGGTGCCCGGCCAGAGCGTGCACCTCGAGGTGGATCCCCACGGCTGGCGCCTGTTCGATCCAACCGGCGAAGCGATCCCCCGCCCGGAGCCTGCCGCCACACCCGGACGCGAGCCGGTGCTGCCGCAGCTGGGCTGA
- the cgtA gene encoding Obg family GTPase CgtA — translation MQFIDQARIAVRAGRGGDGIVAFRREKYVPAGGPSGGDGGRGGDVWLEADPNLQTLLDFKYKRLFEAVDGRRGGPNKSTGASGDGLTIKVPCGTEVRDLRTGILLGDLTDKGEKLLVAVGGRGGLGNAHYLSNRNRAPEKCTEGRDGEEWNLQLELKLLAEVGIIGLPNAGKSTLISVLSAARPKIADYPFTTLVPNLGVVRRPTGDGTVFADIPGLIAGAAQGAGLGHDFLRHIQRTRLLIHLVDASSDDVVRDLQVVEQELQAYGNGLEERPCLVALNKTELLLDDELKERVELASAHCGKPVLAISAATSANLDKLLAATWKELGI, via the coding sequence ATGCAGTTCATTGATCAGGCCCGCATTGCGGTGCGGGCTGGCCGCGGCGGCGACGGCATCGTGGCCTTCCGCCGGGAGAAATATGTGCCGGCAGGCGGCCCCTCCGGCGGAGACGGTGGCCGTGGCGGCGATGTGTGGTTGGAAGCTGATCCCAACCTTCAGACCCTGCTCGACTTCAAATACAAACGGCTGTTTGAAGCGGTGGATGGCCGCCGCGGCGGGCCCAACAAAAGCACCGGTGCCAGCGGTGACGGCCTCACGATCAAGGTGCCCTGCGGCACGGAGGTGCGCGATCTGCGCACCGGCATCCTGTTGGGCGACCTCACCGACAAAGGCGAGAAGCTGTTGGTGGCGGTTGGTGGCCGCGGCGGCCTGGGCAACGCCCACTACTTGAGCAACCGCAACCGGGCGCCCGAGAAGTGCACCGAGGGCCGCGATGGCGAGGAATGGAACCTGCAGCTGGAGCTGAAGCTGCTGGCGGAGGTGGGCATCATCGGCCTGCCCAATGCCGGCAAGAGCACGTTGATCTCCGTGCTGTCAGCAGCGCGGCCCAAGATCGCCGACTATCCCTTCACCACCCTGGTGCCCAATCTCGGCGTGGTGCGCCGTCCCACCGGCGATGGCACCGTGTTTGCCGACATCCCCGGCCTGATTGCTGGTGCCGCCCAGGGGGCGGGCCTGGGCCACGATTTCCTGCGCCACATCCAGCGCACTCGGCTGCTGATCCACCTGGTGGATGCCAGCTCCGACGATGTGGTGCGCGACCTGCAGGTGGTGGAGCAGGAGCTTCAGGCCTATGGCAACGGGCTCGAGGAGCGACCCTGTCTGGTGGCGCTCAACAAGACCGAACTGTTGTTGGATGATGAGCTGAAGGAGCGGGTCGAGCTGGCGAGCGCCCATTGCGGCAAGCCTGTGCTGGCGATTTCTGCTGCGACTTCAGCCAATCTGGACAAGCTGCTGGCGGCCACCTGGAAGGAGCTCGGGATATGA
- a CDS encoding Calvin cycle protein CP12, whose protein sequence is MSTIDEHIAKDKSEIEAARAAGDQGKVRHLEEEVKDLEEYKAHHPDDKHDPTPLEVFCDLNPDAPECLVYDD, encoded by the coding sequence ATGAGCACCATCGACGAGCACATCGCGAAGGACAAATCCGAGATCGAAGCGGCACGCGCGGCCGGTGATCAGGGCAAGGTCCGTCACCTCGAAGAGGAAGTGAAGGACCTCGAGGAGTACAAGGCTCACCACCCCGACGACAAGCACGACCCCACCCCGCTTGAGGTGTTCTGCGACCTCAACCCCGACGCACCTGAGTGCCTCGTCTACGACGACTGA